From the Solea senegalensis isolate Sse05_10M linkage group LG16, IFAPA_SoseM_1, whole genome shotgun sequence genome, one window contains:
- the rin3 gene encoding ras and Rab interactor 3 isoform X1: MMEASVISQDTGPLTEALDTPSIPSSPALLQPSLTPKLPANPGRPKPQLPSRPPLPPSTPPSLPPPLPPVSKPPLISSHSVPCLPPPLSPTPVSPPRLSMQLVVSSDLTPSSNPSPLHPQLLAPTVSPCISPPPPLPPTPPVIPSVSSTPPLLSPINRLVGSTTAWHLKGISQDQITSVLEKETAGAFLVHSTEEEVMTLSLRLPDEQGPPLIHSLMIKQHNTFVHLDASSLVFDDIFKLISFYCASRDILTVQLRLPRAITTATTKEELEVISAMGADFWTSDLNQKDQDVVLDQNSWYLYVNPVTIEESPNKGLKSPYFSNLDTITDQNTTSCSLQNGEAALKENPEDKIQNKTIINQEIKYKRPPPRPPSLSFGSGMGLLFSSPPLQTSSSVPLAAMRKEEGRAGGGDREERKSMSPSPTPLRPPVPLQSRAAPPLPPAPVRRTSARKRTEQEVGEGTERERGQNPAGKTEKRGGGGDREEEKLGSKPGLPSEDAQQENSGKMQEEVKQDKEKKEKEDDKEEKELKMNKEGDKQKYGSQCPSLVKKPSRPVPPPRRKPCSPDAPVCLSQAAGGGSANQSAGMKVAPPSPARRPDVSLYSPQGSAVMATDPDSCSTSSAEEDGELNQEHEENQSRPAESRSPKAVVKRTPTTIMLDKARYRLSTVITGLISHERRLTQRIVELARDPLSYFGNLVKEHRSFTLETMSNHSSTTELLQEIRQMMTQLKSYLLQSTELQAMLEPQHQYAQDKLESIVEAALCKSVLKPIREPIYQCLEKLHTSDTSLNQLTQNQLCQSVVLGSTTTALGITTAVPEASAMEKISIKLNKLHLEYSPQKKIDLLLKTCKIIYDCMSVSSPGRSHGADDFLPVMMYVLARSNLSALQLDVEYMMELMDPSLTIGEGSYYLTTTYGALEHIKTFDQQRSATRQLSREVQDSIHRWERRRTLIQERTAQGSVRDFLTVCCPEIGTNPKTLGVLPTTTVEQLAEQCAARFEQDCYTLSVYIDGVKKPLVSTDLALSVKNGCQPGAYCFVYHPINQPSRQPSRSCPPDPPPASPPALRPAPPPVPPPASPTVPPPAPPPAPPPALPPAPPPAPPPAPPAESIFAAEEASVEPETEEESLISL; this comes from the exons ATGATGGAAGCCAGCGTTATTTCCCAGGACACTGG cCCTCTGACAGAAGCACTCGATACTCCATCCATCCCATCATCCCCTGCACTCCTTCAACCTTCCCTGACGCCCAAACTTCCAGCCAACCCAGGTCGACCTAAACCACAGCTCCCCTCTCGACCTCCACTACCTCCCTCCACTCCTccgtccctccctcctcctcttccaccagTTTCTAAACCTCCTCTCATCTCCAGCCACTCTGTCccatgtcttcctcctcctctttccccaACTCCAGTATCTCCTCCCCGGCTGTCTATGCAGCTAGTTGTCTCCTCCGATTTAACTCCATCCTCTAATCCGAGTCCACTCCATCCTCAGCTTTTAGCTCCCACAGTCTCACCCTGCatctcaccaccaccaccactaccacctACCCCCCCTGTCATCCCATCAGTCTCTTCAACTCCTCCACTGCTGAGTCCTATAAATCGCCTGGTTGGGAGCACCACAGCATGGCATCTTAAAGGAATCAGCCAAGACCAGATTACCAGTGTCCTGGAGAAGGAGACAGCTGGg GCCTTCCTGGTTCATAGCACAGAAGAGGAGGTCATGACGCTGTCATTACGCCTGCCCGATGAACAGGGGCCACCGCTCATACACAGTCTGATgatcaaacaacacaacacat TTGTCCACCTGGATGCTTCCTCTCTGGTTTTTGATGACATCTTCAAACTTATTTCCTTTTACTGTGCCAGCAG GGACATCCTGACCGTCCAGCTGAGGTTACCCAGGGCCATTACCACGGCAACTACGAAAGAGGAACTGGAGGTCATCTCTGCTATGGGTGCAG ATTTCTGGACGTCTGATTTGAATCAGAAGGACCAGGACGTGGTTTTGGATCAAAACAGTTGGTATTTGTATGTCAACCCGGTCACTATAGAAGAGAGCCCAAACAAAGGCCTGAAGTCCCCCTATTTCTCTAACCTGGATACAATCACAGATCAAAACACCACCTCCTGCTCCCTGCAGAATGGAGAAGCAGCACTGAAGGAAAACCCAGAGGACAAAATTCAGAATAAGACCATAATAAACCAGGAGATTAAATACAAACGCCCCCCACCCCGACCACCGAGCCTAAGCTTTGGGTCTGGGATGggcctcctcttctcctctcctcctcttcaaacttcttcttctgtacCTCTAGCTGCCAtgagaaaagaggaaggaagggcaggaggaggggacagagaagagaggaagtcAATGTCACCATCACCTACTCCATTGAGGCCTCCTGTTCCCCTGCAGAGCCGAGCcgctccccctcttcctcctgctcctgtccGTCGCACCTCAGCCAGGAAGCGCACTGAGCAAGAGGTAGGAGAAGGgacggagagagaaaggggaCAAAATCCTGCagggaaaacagagaaaagggggggaggaggagacagggaAGAGGAGAAATTAGGAAGTAAACCAGGTCTGCCGAGTGAGGACGCACAACAAGAGAACAGTGGCAAAATGCAAGAGGAGGTTAAacaggacaaagaaaagaaagagaaggaggacgacaaagaggaaaaagagctgaaaatgaataaagaagGGGACAAGCAAAAATATGGTTCCCAGTGTCCGTCATTGGTGAAGAAACCGTCTCGTCCAGTCCCTCCGCCGAGGAGAAAACCATGTTCACCTGATGCACCTGTGTGCCTCAGCCAGGCTGCGGGAGGAGGATCAGCAAATCAGAGTGCTGGGATGAAAGTGGCCCCTCCATCACCAGCGAGGAGGCCTGATGTTTCACTTTACTCACCACAAGGAAGTGCTGTGATGGCAACCGACCCAGACTCCTGCTCGACCAGTAGtgcagaagaagatggagagctGAACCAGgaacatgaagaaaaccaaag TCGTCCAGCAGAGAGCCGCAGTCCCAAAGCAGTAGTGAAGAGAACCCCGACCACCATCATGTTGGACAAAGCCCGCTATCGCCTGTCCACCGTCATCACCGGCCTCATCAGCCACGAACGACGCCTCACACAGCGCATCGTAGAACTGGCCAGGGATCCTCTGAGCTACTTCGGTAACCTG GTAAAAGAGCACCGCTCTTTCACTTTGGAGACCATGTCAAACCACTCCTCCACCACTGAGCTGCTACAGGAGATCAGACAGATGATGACACAGCTGAAGAGTTATCTTCTGCAGAGCACTGAGCTGCAAGCCATGTTGGAGCCACAGCATCAGTATGCACAAGACAAACTAG AGAGTATAGTAGAAGCTGCACTGTGTAAGAGTGTGTTGAAGCCAATAAGGGAGCCAATTTACCAGTGTCTGGAGAAACTGCACACAAGTGACACCAGCCTGAATCAACTGACACAGAACCAG ttgtgtcagtCTGTTGTCCTAGGAAGCACCACCACAGCACTAGGAATAACCACCGCGGTTCCAGAGGCCTCTGCTATGGAGAAGATCAGCATCAAACTGAACAAACTTCATTTGGAATATTCTCCTCAAAAAAAGATTGACCTTCTGCTGAAGACCTGCAAGATCATCTATGACTGCATGTCTGTCAGCAGTCCAG gGCGGTCCCACGGTGCTGATGACTTCCTGCCTGTTATGATGTACGTTCTGGCCAGATCCAATctgtctgcactgcagctgGATGTTGAATACATGATGGAGTTGATGGACCCATCACTAACAATAGGAGAAG gTTCCTACTATCTCACCACCACCTATGGGGCTCTGGAACACATTAAGACTTTTGACCAGCAGAGGTCAGCAACACGACAGCTCAGCAGAGAGGTTCAGGATTCCATCCACCGCTGGGAGAGGAGACGCACACTCATTCAGGAGAGGACAGCCCAGGGATCTGTGCGG GACTTTCTGACAGTGTGTTGTCCTGAGATTGGAACCAACCCAAAAACTCTGGGTGTCCTCCCCACCACAACAGTGGAACAGCTGGCTGAGCAGTGTGCAGCTCGCTTTGAACAAG ACTGCTACACACTCAGTGTGTATATAGACGGTGTGAAGAAGCCGCTGGTCTCCACAGATCTCGCCCTCAGCGTTAAGAACGGCTGTCAACCTGGAGCT
- the rin3 gene encoding ras and Rab interactor 3 isoform X2, with amino-acid sequence MMEASVISQDTGPLTEALDTPSIPSSPALLQPSLTPKLPANPGRPKPQLPSRPPLPPSTPPSLPPPLPPVSKPPLISSHSVPCLPPPLSPTPVSPPRLSMQLVVSSDLTPSSNPSPLHPQLLAPTVSPCISPPPPLPPTPPVIPSVSSTPPLLSPINRLVGSTTAWHLKGISQDQITSVLEKETAGAFLVHSTEEEVMTLSLRLPDEQGPPLIHSLMIKQHNTFVHLDASSLVFDDIFKLISFYCASRDILTVQLRLPRAITTATTKEELEVISAMGADFWTSDLNQKDQDVVLDQNSWYLYVNPVTIEESPNKGLKSPYFSNLDTITDQNTTSCSLQNGEAALKENPEDKIQNKTIINQEIKYKRPPPRPPSLSFGSGMGLLFSSPPLQTSSSVPLAAMRKEEGRAGGGDREERKSMSPSPTPLRPPVPLQSRAAPPLPPAPVRRTSARKRTEQEVGEGTERERGQNPAGKTEKRGGGGDREEEKLGSKPGLPSEDAQQENSGKMQEEVKQDKEKKEKEDDKEEKELKMNKEGDKQKYGSQCPSLVKKPSRPVPPPRRKPCSPDAPVCLSQAAGGGSANQSAGMKVAPPSPARRPDVSLYSPQGSAVMATDPDSCSTSSAEEDGELNQEHEENQSRPAESRSPKAVVKRTPTTIMLDKARYRLSTVITGLISHERRLTQRIVELARDPLSYFGNLVKEHRSFTLETMSNHSSTTELLQEIRQMMTQLKSYLLQSTELQAMLEPQHQYAQDKLESIVEAALCKSVLKPIREPIYQCLEKLHTSDTSLNQLTQNQLCQSVVLGSTTTALGITTAVPEASAMEKISIKLNKLHLEYSPQKKIDLLLKTCKIIYDCMSVSSPGRSHGADDFLPVMMYVLARSNLSALQLDVEYMMELMDPSLTIGEGSYYLTTTYGALEHIKTFDQQRSATRQLSREVQDSIHRWERRRTLIQERTAQGSDFLTVCCPEIGTNPKTLGVLPTTTVEQLAEQCAARFEQDCYTLSVYIDGVKKPLVSTDLALSVKNGCQPGAYCFVYHPINQPSRQPSRSCPPDPPPASPPALRPAPPPVPPPASPTVPPPAPPPAPPPALPPAPPPAPPPAPPAESIFAAEEASVEPETEEESLISL; translated from the exons ATGATGGAAGCCAGCGTTATTTCCCAGGACACTGG cCCTCTGACAGAAGCACTCGATACTCCATCCATCCCATCATCCCCTGCACTCCTTCAACCTTCCCTGACGCCCAAACTTCCAGCCAACCCAGGTCGACCTAAACCACAGCTCCCCTCTCGACCTCCACTACCTCCCTCCACTCCTccgtccctccctcctcctcttccaccagTTTCTAAACCTCCTCTCATCTCCAGCCACTCTGTCccatgtcttcctcctcctctttccccaACTCCAGTATCTCCTCCCCGGCTGTCTATGCAGCTAGTTGTCTCCTCCGATTTAACTCCATCCTCTAATCCGAGTCCACTCCATCCTCAGCTTTTAGCTCCCACAGTCTCACCCTGCatctcaccaccaccaccactaccacctACCCCCCCTGTCATCCCATCAGTCTCTTCAACTCCTCCACTGCTGAGTCCTATAAATCGCCTGGTTGGGAGCACCACAGCATGGCATCTTAAAGGAATCAGCCAAGACCAGATTACCAGTGTCCTGGAGAAGGAGACAGCTGGg GCCTTCCTGGTTCATAGCACAGAAGAGGAGGTCATGACGCTGTCATTACGCCTGCCCGATGAACAGGGGCCACCGCTCATACACAGTCTGATgatcaaacaacacaacacat TTGTCCACCTGGATGCTTCCTCTCTGGTTTTTGATGACATCTTCAAACTTATTTCCTTTTACTGTGCCAGCAG GGACATCCTGACCGTCCAGCTGAGGTTACCCAGGGCCATTACCACGGCAACTACGAAAGAGGAACTGGAGGTCATCTCTGCTATGGGTGCAG ATTTCTGGACGTCTGATTTGAATCAGAAGGACCAGGACGTGGTTTTGGATCAAAACAGTTGGTATTTGTATGTCAACCCGGTCACTATAGAAGAGAGCCCAAACAAAGGCCTGAAGTCCCCCTATTTCTCTAACCTGGATACAATCACAGATCAAAACACCACCTCCTGCTCCCTGCAGAATGGAGAAGCAGCACTGAAGGAAAACCCAGAGGACAAAATTCAGAATAAGACCATAATAAACCAGGAGATTAAATACAAACGCCCCCCACCCCGACCACCGAGCCTAAGCTTTGGGTCTGGGATGggcctcctcttctcctctcctcctcttcaaacttcttcttctgtacCTCTAGCTGCCAtgagaaaagaggaaggaagggcaggaggaggggacagagaagagaggaagtcAATGTCACCATCACCTACTCCATTGAGGCCTCCTGTTCCCCTGCAGAGCCGAGCcgctccccctcttcctcctgctcctgtccGTCGCACCTCAGCCAGGAAGCGCACTGAGCAAGAGGTAGGAGAAGGgacggagagagaaaggggaCAAAATCCTGCagggaaaacagagaaaagggggggaggaggagacagggaAGAGGAGAAATTAGGAAGTAAACCAGGTCTGCCGAGTGAGGACGCACAACAAGAGAACAGTGGCAAAATGCAAGAGGAGGTTAAacaggacaaagaaaagaaagagaaggaggacgacaaagaggaaaaagagctgaaaatgaataaagaagGGGACAAGCAAAAATATGGTTCCCAGTGTCCGTCATTGGTGAAGAAACCGTCTCGTCCAGTCCCTCCGCCGAGGAGAAAACCATGTTCACCTGATGCACCTGTGTGCCTCAGCCAGGCTGCGGGAGGAGGATCAGCAAATCAGAGTGCTGGGATGAAAGTGGCCCCTCCATCACCAGCGAGGAGGCCTGATGTTTCACTTTACTCACCACAAGGAAGTGCTGTGATGGCAACCGACCCAGACTCCTGCTCGACCAGTAGtgcagaagaagatggagagctGAACCAGgaacatgaagaaaaccaaag TCGTCCAGCAGAGAGCCGCAGTCCCAAAGCAGTAGTGAAGAGAACCCCGACCACCATCATGTTGGACAAAGCCCGCTATCGCCTGTCCACCGTCATCACCGGCCTCATCAGCCACGAACGACGCCTCACACAGCGCATCGTAGAACTGGCCAGGGATCCTCTGAGCTACTTCGGTAACCTG GTAAAAGAGCACCGCTCTTTCACTTTGGAGACCATGTCAAACCACTCCTCCACCACTGAGCTGCTACAGGAGATCAGACAGATGATGACACAGCTGAAGAGTTATCTTCTGCAGAGCACTGAGCTGCAAGCCATGTTGGAGCCACAGCATCAGTATGCACAAGACAAACTAG AGAGTATAGTAGAAGCTGCACTGTGTAAGAGTGTGTTGAAGCCAATAAGGGAGCCAATTTACCAGTGTCTGGAGAAACTGCACACAAGTGACACCAGCCTGAATCAACTGACACAGAACCAG ttgtgtcagtCTGTTGTCCTAGGAAGCACCACCACAGCACTAGGAATAACCACCGCGGTTCCAGAGGCCTCTGCTATGGAGAAGATCAGCATCAAACTGAACAAACTTCATTTGGAATATTCTCCTCAAAAAAAGATTGACCTTCTGCTGAAGACCTGCAAGATCATCTATGACTGCATGTCTGTCAGCAGTCCAG gGCGGTCCCACGGTGCTGATGACTTCCTGCCTGTTATGATGTACGTTCTGGCCAGATCCAATctgtctgcactgcagctgGATGTTGAATACATGATGGAGTTGATGGACCCATCACTAACAATAGGAGAAG gTTCCTACTATCTCACCACCACCTATGGGGCTCTGGAACACATTAAGACTTTTGACCAGCAGAGGTCAGCAACACGACAGCTCAGCAGAGAGGTTCAGGATTCCATCCACCGCTGGGAGAGGAGACGCACACTCATTCAGGAGAGGACAGCCCAGGGATCT GACTTTCTGACAGTGTGTTGTCCTGAGATTGGAACCAACCCAAAAACTCTGGGTGTCCTCCCCACCACAACAGTGGAACAGCTGGCTGAGCAGTGTGCAGCTCGCTTTGAACAAG ACTGCTACACACTCAGTGTGTATATAGACGGTGTGAAGAAGCCGCTGGTCTCCACAGATCTCGCCCTCAGCGTTAAGAACGGCTGTCAACCTGGAGCT
- the rin3 gene encoding ras and Rab interactor 3 isoform X3: protein MMEASVISQDTGPLTEALDTPSIPSSPALLQPSLTPKLPANPGRPKPQLPSRPPLPPSTPPSLPPPLPPVSKPPLISSHSVPCLPPPLSPTPVSPPRLSMQLVVSSDLTPSSNPSPLHPQLLAPTVSPCISPPPPLPPTPPVIPSVSSTPPLLSPINRLVGSTTAWHLKGISQDQITSVLEKETAGAFLVHSTEEEVMTLSLRLPDEQGPPLIHSLMIKQHNTFVHLDASSLVFDDIFKLISFYCASRDILTVQLRLPRAITTATTKEELEVISAMGADFWTSDLNQKDQDVVLDQNSWYLYVNPVTIEESPNKGLKSPYFSNLDTITDQNTTSCSLQNGEAALKENPEDKIQNKTIINQEIKYKRPPPRPPSLSFGSGMGLLFSSPPLQTSSSVPLAAMRKEEGRAGGGDREERKSMSPSPTPLRPPVPLQSRAAPPLPPAPVRRTSARKRTEQEVGEGTERERGQNPAGKTEKRGGGGDREEEKLGSKPGLPSEDAQQENSGKMQEEVKQDKEKKEKEDDKEEKELKMNKEGDKQKYGSQCPSLVKKPSRPVPPPRRKPCSPDAPVCLSQAAGGGSANQSAGMKVAPPSPARRPDVSLYSPQGSAVMATDPDSCSTSSAEEDGELNQEHEENQSRPAESRSPKAVVKRTPTTIMLDKARYRLSTVITGLISHERRLTQRIVELARDPLSYFGNLVKEHRSFTLETMSNHSSTTELLQEIRQMMTQLKSYLLQSTELQAMLEPQHQYAQDKLESIVEAALCKSVLKPIREPIYQCLEKLHTSDTSLNQLTQNQSVVLGSTTTALGITTAVPEASAMEKISIKLNKLHLEYSPQKKIDLLLKTCKIIYDCMSVSSPGRSHGADDFLPVMMYVLARSNLSALQLDVEYMMELMDPSLTIGEGSYYLTTTYGALEHIKTFDQQRSATRQLSREVQDSIHRWERRRTLIQERTAQGSVRDFLTVCCPEIGTNPKTLGVLPTTTVEQLAEQCAARFEQDCYTLSVYIDGVKKPLVSTDLALSVKNGCQPGAYCFVYHPINQPSRQPSRSCPPDPPPASPPALRPAPPPVPPPASPTVPPPAPPPAPPPALPPAPPPAPPPAPPAESIFAAEEASVEPETEEESLISL, encoded by the exons ATGATGGAAGCCAGCGTTATTTCCCAGGACACTGG cCCTCTGACAGAAGCACTCGATACTCCATCCATCCCATCATCCCCTGCACTCCTTCAACCTTCCCTGACGCCCAAACTTCCAGCCAACCCAGGTCGACCTAAACCACAGCTCCCCTCTCGACCTCCACTACCTCCCTCCACTCCTccgtccctccctcctcctcttccaccagTTTCTAAACCTCCTCTCATCTCCAGCCACTCTGTCccatgtcttcctcctcctctttccccaACTCCAGTATCTCCTCCCCGGCTGTCTATGCAGCTAGTTGTCTCCTCCGATTTAACTCCATCCTCTAATCCGAGTCCACTCCATCCTCAGCTTTTAGCTCCCACAGTCTCACCCTGCatctcaccaccaccaccactaccacctACCCCCCCTGTCATCCCATCAGTCTCTTCAACTCCTCCACTGCTGAGTCCTATAAATCGCCTGGTTGGGAGCACCACAGCATGGCATCTTAAAGGAATCAGCCAAGACCAGATTACCAGTGTCCTGGAGAAGGAGACAGCTGGg GCCTTCCTGGTTCATAGCACAGAAGAGGAGGTCATGACGCTGTCATTACGCCTGCCCGATGAACAGGGGCCACCGCTCATACACAGTCTGATgatcaaacaacacaacacat TTGTCCACCTGGATGCTTCCTCTCTGGTTTTTGATGACATCTTCAAACTTATTTCCTTTTACTGTGCCAGCAG GGACATCCTGACCGTCCAGCTGAGGTTACCCAGGGCCATTACCACGGCAACTACGAAAGAGGAACTGGAGGTCATCTCTGCTATGGGTGCAG ATTTCTGGACGTCTGATTTGAATCAGAAGGACCAGGACGTGGTTTTGGATCAAAACAGTTGGTATTTGTATGTCAACCCGGTCACTATAGAAGAGAGCCCAAACAAAGGCCTGAAGTCCCCCTATTTCTCTAACCTGGATACAATCACAGATCAAAACACCACCTCCTGCTCCCTGCAGAATGGAGAAGCAGCACTGAAGGAAAACCCAGAGGACAAAATTCAGAATAAGACCATAATAAACCAGGAGATTAAATACAAACGCCCCCCACCCCGACCACCGAGCCTAAGCTTTGGGTCTGGGATGggcctcctcttctcctctcctcctcttcaaacttcttcttctgtacCTCTAGCTGCCAtgagaaaagaggaaggaagggcaggaggaggggacagagaagagaggaagtcAATGTCACCATCACCTACTCCATTGAGGCCTCCTGTTCCCCTGCAGAGCCGAGCcgctccccctcttcctcctgctcctgtccGTCGCACCTCAGCCAGGAAGCGCACTGAGCAAGAGGTAGGAGAAGGgacggagagagaaaggggaCAAAATCCTGCagggaaaacagagaaaagggggggaggaggagacagggaAGAGGAGAAATTAGGAAGTAAACCAGGTCTGCCGAGTGAGGACGCACAACAAGAGAACAGTGGCAAAATGCAAGAGGAGGTTAAacaggacaaagaaaagaaagagaaggaggacgacaaagaggaaaaagagctgaaaatgaataaagaagGGGACAAGCAAAAATATGGTTCCCAGTGTCCGTCATTGGTGAAGAAACCGTCTCGTCCAGTCCCTCCGCCGAGGAGAAAACCATGTTCACCTGATGCACCTGTGTGCCTCAGCCAGGCTGCGGGAGGAGGATCAGCAAATCAGAGTGCTGGGATGAAAGTGGCCCCTCCATCACCAGCGAGGAGGCCTGATGTTTCACTTTACTCACCACAAGGAAGTGCTGTGATGGCAACCGACCCAGACTCCTGCTCGACCAGTAGtgcagaagaagatggagagctGAACCAGgaacatgaagaaaaccaaag TCGTCCAGCAGAGAGCCGCAGTCCCAAAGCAGTAGTGAAGAGAACCCCGACCACCATCATGTTGGACAAAGCCCGCTATCGCCTGTCCACCGTCATCACCGGCCTCATCAGCCACGAACGACGCCTCACACAGCGCATCGTAGAACTGGCCAGGGATCCTCTGAGCTACTTCGGTAACCTG GTAAAAGAGCACCGCTCTTTCACTTTGGAGACCATGTCAAACCACTCCTCCACCACTGAGCTGCTACAGGAGATCAGACAGATGATGACACAGCTGAAGAGTTATCTTCTGCAGAGCACTGAGCTGCAAGCCATGTTGGAGCCACAGCATCAGTATGCACAAGACAAACTAG AGAGTATAGTAGAAGCTGCACTGTGTAAGAGTGTGTTGAAGCCAATAAGGGAGCCAATTTACCAGTGTCTGGAGAAACTGCACACAAGTGACACCAGCCTGAATCAACTGACACAGAACCAG tCTGTTGTCCTAGGAAGCACCACCACAGCACTAGGAATAACCACCGCGGTTCCAGAGGCCTCTGCTATGGAGAAGATCAGCATCAAACTGAACAAACTTCATTTGGAATATTCTCCTCAAAAAAAGATTGACCTTCTGCTGAAGACCTGCAAGATCATCTATGACTGCATGTCTGTCAGCAGTCCAG gGCGGTCCCACGGTGCTGATGACTTCCTGCCTGTTATGATGTACGTTCTGGCCAGATCCAATctgtctgcactgcagctgGATGTTGAATACATGATGGAGTTGATGGACCCATCACTAACAATAGGAGAAG gTTCCTACTATCTCACCACCACCTATGGGGCTCTGGAACACATTAAGACTTTTGACCAGCAGAGGTCAGCAACACGACAGCTCAGCAGAGAGGTTCAGGATTCCATCCACCGCTGGGAGAGGAGACGCACACTCATTCAGGAGAGGACAGCCCAGGGATCTGTGCGG GACTTTCTGACAGTGTGTTGTCCTGAGATTGGAACCAACCCAAAAACTCTGGGTGTCCTCCCCACCACAACAGTGGAACAGCTGGCTGAGCAGTGTGCAGCTCGCTTTGAACAAG ACTGCTACACACTCAGTGTGTATATAGACGGTGTGAAGAAGCCGCTGGTCTCCACAGATCTCGCCCTCAGCGTTAAGAACGGCTGTCAACCTGGAGCT